In Bacillus sp. DX3.1, the following proteins share a genomic window:
- a CDS encoding AraC family transcriptional regulator gives MDLLKNMNGAIKYIEENLTNNIDFKEVARIAFCSEYHFKRMFSFLAGISLSEYIRRRRLTLAAFELKDNNVKIIDIAIKYGYNSPDSFARAFQKLHGITPSDARNNGHSLKAYPRMTFQLSIKGGNEMNYRIEEKEAFRIVGIKKRVPIIFNGVNPEIAAMWESLDGETINKLKILSTVEPIGLLSASTNFSEGRMEEKGELDHYIGVATTKECPNNLTQLEVPASTWAVFEAIGPFPSALQDVWGRIYSEWFPSSNYEQIEGPEILWNADKDVTSPTFKSEIWIPVLKR, from the coding sequence ATGGATTTGCTTAAGAATATGAATGGAGCGATAAAGTATATTGAAGAAAACCTTACGAACAATATTGATTTTAAAGAAGTAGCAAGGATCGCTTTCTGCTCCGAATATCATTTTAAAAGGATGTTTTCCTTCCTTGCAGGTATTTCACTATCGGAATACATCCGCCGTAGACGTCTTACTCTTGCAGCATTTGAGCTTAAAGATAACAATGTAAAAATCATTGACATTGCCATAAAATACGGGTACAACTCACCGGATTCTTTTGCACGAGCTTTTCAAAAATTGCATGGTATAACACCTTCAGACGCTAGAAATAATGGTCATTCACTTAAAGCTTACCCACGAATGACCTTCCAGTTATCCATTAAAGGAGGAAATGAAATGAACTATCGAATTGAAGAAAAAGAGGCATTTCGCATCGTTGGTATAAAAAAAAGAGTTCCTATTATTTTCAACGGGGTTAATCCAGAGATTGCCGCTATGTGGGAAAGTTTAGATGGTGAAACAATCAATAAACTTAAAATACTTTCTACTGTCGAGCCTATAGGACTGCTTAGTGCATCCACGAATTTTTCCGAAGGTAGGATGGAGGAAAAAGGAGAACTTGATCATTATATTGGCGTAGCAACAACTAAGGAGTGTCCAAATAACCTAACACAGCTTGAAGTTCCCGCTTCAACATGGGCTGTATTCGAAGCAATCGGACCATTTCCTAGCGCGCTGCAAGATGTGTGGGGACGCATTTATTCCGAATGGTTCCCCTCCTCAAACTATGAACAAATAGAAGGACCAGAAATCCTTTGGAATGCAGATAAAGATGTAACCTCACCAACTTTCAAAAGTGAAATATGGATACCGGTTTTAAAAAGGTAA
- a CDS encoding CotO family spore coat protein, producing the protein MGKEKKTSTEQQPLLYIVQPKSSQPVGDMQKVFIVKQNSIEQYQLDLDKEDKSESLPNVPSSEVESVSVDNEAEIEKDVEEKSFSFEEESVSVDNEEEIEKDVEEKPFSFEEESVSVDNEAEIEKDVEEKLFSFEKESVSVDNEVEIEKDVEEKLFSFEEESVSVDNKAEIEEKKVFTQMTNVEKINYVLNRPHYIPNIQYAVQTKKKVYVGYIVSFEKEVLKMKSSIYFDFVTIALADIETIQMKGLA; encoded by the coding sequence ATGGGAAAGGAGAAAAAAACTTCTACAGAACAACAACCACTTCTCTATATTGTTCAACCAAAAAGCTCGCAACCAGTTGGAGATATGCAAAAAGTATTTATTGTAAAACAAAATTCTATTGAACAATATCAATTAGATTTAGATAAGGAAGATAAGAGTGAAAGTTTACCAAATGTGCCTAGTTCAGAGGTGGAAAGTGTTTCAGTTGATAATGAAGCGGAAATAGAGAAAGATGTAGAAGAAAAATCTTTTTCGTTTGAAGAGGAAAGTGTTTCAGTTGATAATGAGGAGGAAATAGAGAAAGATGTAGAAGAAAAACCTTTTTCGTTTGAAGAGGAAAGTGTTTCAGTTGATAATGAAGCGGAAATAGAGAAAGATGTAGAAGAAAAACTTTTTTCGTTTGAAAAGGAAAGTGTTTCAGTTGATAATGAAGTGGAAATAGAGAAAGATGTAGAAGAAAAACTTTTTTCGTTTGAAGAGGAAAGTGTTTCAGTTGATAATAAAGCAGAAATAGAGGAAAAGAAAGTTTTTACACAAATGACCAACGTAGAAAAAATCAATTATGTATTAAATAGACCACATTACATTCCTAATATCCAGTATGCAGTTCAAACGAAGAAAAAGGTATATGTTGGATATATCGTATCATTTGAAAAAGAGGTTTTGAAAATGAAAAGTAGCATTTATTTCGATTTTGTTACTATAGCACTTGCAGATATTGAAACGATACAAATGAAAGGATTAGCGTAA
- a CDS encoding GNAT family N-acetyltransferase, which translates to MQAQIVQTDEQLRDAFSVRKQVFVEEQNVSAEEEYDEFEEIAKHVVIYDEDIPVGAGRFRTVDGIGKIERICVLASHRKKGVGKIIMDALEAYAKEQSLSKLKLHGQTQAESFYKKLGYHTVSDIFIEADIPHVVMIKEL; encoded by the coding sequence TTGCAAGCACAAATCGTACAAACAGACGAGCAACTAAGAGACGCATTTTCTGTACGTAAGCAAGTATTTGTCGAGGAACAAAATGTATCTGCTGAAGAAGAATATGATGAGTTTGAGGAAATTGCAAAGCATGTTGTGATATATGATGAAGATATACCTGTTGGAGCAGGACGCTTTCGCACTGTTGATGGAATCGGAAAAATAGAACGCATCTGCGTTCTCGCTTCTCATCGTAAAAAAGGCGTCGGAAAAATCATTATGGATGCACTTGAGGCATATGCGAAAGAACAGTCTCTATCCAAATTGAAACTCCATGGACAAACGCAAGCGGAATCCTTTTATAAAAAACTTGGATACCACACTGTATCTGATATATTTATAGAAGCTGATATTCCCCACGTTGTCATGATAAAAGAATTATAA
- a CDS encoding CotY/CotZ family spore coat protein has translation MSCNCNDEHDTYFDASCVCDIVQFIHELQESPSKAYEIPFLGSRYKTGIPNTRPFILFTKSGKPFEAYVPSKSSNCRSPIFRVESVDKDCCAVLRALIVVIREEPDSSPNPVCTYLTLPHAELRATPSCITVDLTCFCGIQCLRDASIPNC, from the coding sequence ATGAGTTGCAACTGTAACGACGAACACGATACATATTTTGATGCAAGCTGTGTATGTGATATCGTCCAATTCATACATGAATTACAAGAATCCCCATCTAAGGCTTATGAAATTCCCTTTCTTGGCTCGCGTTATAAAACAGGGATACCCAATACACGTCCATTTATTTTATTCACAAAATCAGGAAAACCATTTGAAGCATATGTTCCTTCCAAAAGTTCAAATTGCCGATCCCCCATTTTTCGTGTAGAGAGTGTAGATAAAGATTGCTGTGCCGTACTCCGAGCATTAATTGTTGTTATACGGGAAGAACCTGATTCTAGCCCAAATCCCGTCTGTACTTACTTAACTCTCCCGCATGCTGAATTACGTGCAACTCCTTCTTGTATCACTGTTGATTTAACCTGTTTCTGTGGTATTCAATGTTTACGTGACGCGTCTATTCCAAACTGCTAA
- a CDS encoding YjcG family protein → MKLGIVIFPSKMIQDKANGLRKRYDPHYALVPPHITLKTPFEAQDGQLEAIVQELHTIANKTNPFTLHVGKVGSFAPVNNVIYFKVEKTPELTFLNEEMHKEFFTQEQEYAFVPHLTIGQNLSDAEHADVLGRLRMKDFYYEQPIDRFHLLYQLENETWTVYETFHLGKENN, encoded by the coding sequence ATGAAACTAGGCATTGTAATTTTTCCATCAAAAATGATTCAAGATAAAGCAAACGGATTGCGTAAGCGTTATGATCCGCATTATGCATTAGTTCCGCCACATATCACATTAAAAACACCCTTTGAGGCACAAGATGGACAACTAGAGGCGATTGTGCAAGAATTACATACAATCGCAAACAAAACAAATCCGTTCACCCTTCATGTTGGAAAAGTAGGCTCATTTGCACCTGTTAATAATGTTATTTACTTTAAAGTAGAAAAAACACCTGAACTCACATTTTTAAACGAAGAAATGCATAAAGAATTTTTCACACAAGAGCAAGAGTATGCGTTCGTACCACATCTAACAATTGGACAAAATCTATCAGATGCGGAGCACGCTGATGTATTAGGTCGCTTACGTATGAAAGACTTTTACTACGAACAACCAATCGACCGTTTCCACCTTCTCTATCAATTAGAGAATGAAACGTGGACAGTATATGAAACATTCCATCTTGGAAAGGAGAACAATTAA
- a CDS encoding Ig-like domain-containing protein, producing MMASLQHQNPKKFSPITNASCPNIQTNSSQISLVPSVVSVIGVHIQKNKLKIKVGQSAELSASVLPIQATNQEILWTSMNPKVATVITKKNQAIVTGKSAGRAVIIVTSAEGKFRDLCVVHVQPFITNPK from the coding sequence TTGATGGCATCACTACAACACCAAAATCCAAAAAAATTTTCACCTATCACAAATGCTTCTTGTCCAAACATACAAACAAACTCATCTCAAATTTCACTTGTTCCTTCTGTTGTATCTGTAATTGGTGTGCATATACAAAAAAACAAACTAAAAATAAAAGTAGGACAAAGCGCAGAACTATCTGCTTCTGTCCTACCCATTCAAGCAACAAATCAAGAAATCCTATGGACGAGTATGAATCCTAAAGTTGCAACAGTTATCACAAAAAAAAATCAAGCCATCGTAACGGGAAAAAGCGCTGGACGAGCCGTTATTATCGTAACCAGTGCAGAAGGAAAATTTCGTGATTTATGCGTCGTCCATGTCCAGCCATTTATCACAAATCCTAAATAA
- a CDS encoding glycosyltransferase family A protein: MFSIIAVTKRERLLENVFNNYERQRYKEKELIIILNDDAMDIDRWQKKAQEIENVRVFQLESSITLGECYNFAIPKAKYDYIAKFDDDDYYSSYYLEEAMKGLQVSGADLVGKSTVFIYYLSNQMLTLFNEKKEFTELCLEEELYKKYLLGATFVFKKEIFLDVTFEKVNVGEDTLFLKACLRKGFKLYSTSKYNYVYIRYPNIRHHTSTFQEYKLFQKSTVLRRINNFKEYIEYDSKDIFK, translated from the coding sequence ATGTTTTCAATCATTGCTGTTACAAAGCGTGAACGTCTTTTGGAGAATGTGTTTAACAATTATGAGCGTCAACGGTATAAGGAAAAAGAATTAATTATTATATTGAATGATGATGCTATGGATATAGATAGGTGGCAGAAAAAGGCACAGGAAATTGAAAATGTTCGTGTTTTTCAATTGGAAAGCAGTATTACACTTGGGGAATGTTATAACTTCGCTATTCCGAAAGCAAAATATGATTATATTGCAAAGTTTGATGATGATGATTATTACTCTTCATATTATTTAGAAGAGGCAATGAAGGGATTACAAGTAAGTGGTGCAGATCTGGTTGGGAAGAGTACCGTTTTTATTTATTATCTTAGTAATCAAATGCTTACTCTGTTTAACGAAAAGAAAGAATTTACTGAGTTATGCCTGGAAGAAGAATTGTATAAAAAATATTTATTAGGTGCCACTTTCGTTTTTAAAAAGGAAATATTTCTAGATGTGACATTTGAAAAAGTGAATGTTGGGGAGGATACGCTTTTTTTGAAGGCTTGTTTAAGAAAAGGTTTTAAATTATATAGTACTTCTAAATATAACTATGTGTATATTCGTTATCCTAACATCCGTCATCATACTTCTACATTTCAAGAATATAAACTTTTTCAAAAATCAACAGTGTTAAGGAGAATCAACAATTTTAAAGAATATATTGAGTATGATTCAAAGGACATTTTTAAGTAA
- a CDS encoding DMT family transporter, with protein MKQEKSIALPLAISIIAISFAAVFIKMSSAPSSILSMYRLWIIVLIMLPIAWKKREEFRKIQKRDWGFLIGSGFFLALHFLLWFASLKYTTVASSTIILALQPIVSLVGGFFLFKERTTYSAVATMGIAILGVMCIGWGDLGLSEQAIIGDILSFLSVIAVVGYLFIGQTTVKKVSHWIYSFTVFAFAGVFIAIYNVVLSVPFTGYSTEDWGIFVLLAIVPTASHMINNWLLNYVNATTISMSILGEPVGASILAFFLLGEKLNIMQVIGSVLVLCGVFIFLLQQQKRVYKEQVEGAVHTQES; from the coding sequence TTGAAACAAGAGAAATCAATTGCATTACCGTTAGCGATTTCTATTATAGCTATTTCATTTGCAGCTGTTTTCATAAAGATGTCCTCGGCGCCGTCTTCAATTTTAAGTATGTATCGGTTATGGATTATTGTGCTAATTATGCTTCCAATCGCTTGGAAAAAGCGAGAAGAGTTTCGCAAAATTCAGAAGCGAGATTGGGGATTTTTAATAGGATCGGGATTCTTTTTGGCACTGCATTTTCTTTTATGGTTTGCATCTTTAAAATATACAACGGTTGCAAGCTCAACGATTATTTTAGCGCTCCAGCCAATCGTATCTTTAGTTGGAGGTTTTTTTCTGTTTAAAGAAAGAACTACTTATTCAGCAGTTGCCACAATGGGAATTGCAATCCTTGGCGTGATGTGTATAGGGTGGGGCGATTTAGGCTTAAGTGAACAGGCAATCATCGGGGATATCTTATCCTTTTTAAGTGTAATTGCAGTTGTTGGCTATTTATTTATTGGGCAAACAACAGTAAAAAAAGTTTCTCATTGGATTTATAGTTTTACTGTGTTTGCATTTGCGGGTGTATTTATAGCAATTTATAATGTAGTACTTAGTGTGCCGTTTACGGGCTACTCTACAGAGGACTGGGGCATATTCGTTTTACTTGCAATTGTACCAACAGCTTCACATATGATTAACAATTGGTTATTAAATTATGTGAATGCGACAACGATTTCAATGAGTATTTTAGGAGAACCTGTTGGAGCATCAATACTTGCATTTTTCTTGCTCGGTGAGAAATTAAATATCATGCAAGTGATTGGTAGCGTCCTTGTATTATGTGGTGTATTTATTTTCTTATTGCAACAGCAAAAGCGCGTATACAAAGAACAGGTGGAAGGTGCTGTACATACGCAAGAATCGTAG
- a CDS encoding CotY/CotZ family spore coat protein, with product MNCNDKPGQKSFGCVCDVVKFIDELQSACVDFICTSNCFNPMLGMPSSGMKANTRVFSLYSKDATIFVADFLTDNCTIDSSEFFRVESVDDCCAVLRVLKLEDSGNLGICKFNKTDQCIIVDLNCFCAIACVEDTVINGV from the coding sequence ATGAATTGTAATGACAAACCCGGCCAAAAAAGTTTTGGCTGCGTATGTGATGTTGTAAAATTTATTGATGAATTGCAATCCGCATGCGTCGACTTTATCTGTACTTCCAACTGCTTCAACCCTATGCTAGGTATGCCGTCTAGCGGAATGAAAGCTAATACAAGAGTATTTTCTTTATACAGCAAAGATGCTACCATATTTGTGGCAGACTTCTTGACAGACAATTGTACCATAGACAGTTCAGAATTCTTCCGTGTAGAAAGCGTAGATGACTGCTGTGCTGTATTAAGAGTGTTAAAATTAGAAGACAGTGGAAATTTGGGTATATGTAAATTTAACAAAACAGATCAATGTATCATTGTTGACTTAAATTGTTTCTGTGCAATTGCATGCGTCGAAGATACTGTTATTAACGGCGTTTAA
- a CDS encoding cytochrome C oxidase subunit III: MRDNPQPNPYNLHPWYQMQQQEQMQKLQKQGFVKKKGCNCGGKKKSNTEQQNDDK, from the coding sequence ATGAGAGATAATCCGCAACCAAATCCATATAACCTTCATCCATGGTATCAAATGCAACAACAAGAACAGATGCAGAAACTACAGAAGCAAGGCTTTGTGAAGAAAAAGGGTTGTAACTGCGGCGGAAAGAAAAAGAGTAATACAGAGCAACAAAACGATGATAAGTAA
- a CDS encoding DUF1360 domain-containing protein codes for MLLDSWLLFAVFSCAAFRLTRLIVYDKITSFLRTPFIEELQIGESDGTVTTYTKVKGKGLQKWIGELLSCYWCTGVWVSALLLLLYYWIPKVAEPLILLLAIAGVAAIIETVIGRFIE; via the coding sequence TTGTTACTGGATAGCTGGTTGTTATTTGCTGTATTTTCCTGCGCCGCGTTTCGTTTAACGCGCCTTATTGTTTATGATAAAATTACATCATTTTTGCGAACGCCGTTTATTGAAGAATTACAAATTGGTGAATCTGATGGAACAGTGACTACATATACGAAAGTAAAAGGAAAAGGATTACAAAAATGGATTGGTGAATTGTTAAGTTGTTATTGGTGTACAGGAGTATGGGTAAGTGCGTTGTTACTTTTGCTGTATTATTGGATTCCGAAAGTAGCAGAACCACTTATATTATTGTTAGCTATTGCAGGTGTTGCAGCGATTATTGAAACTGTTATTGGACGCTTCATTGAATAG
- a CDS encoding alpha/beta hydrolase-fold protein — protein sequence MNQAMGKIEELSFYSTSLQEEVTLLVYLPANFTPLHKHTIVIAQDGRDYFQLGKAHRVIEQLRENEEIDRTIIVGIPYKNVHDRKEKYFPKDVKNAAYIRFLAHELVPYIDEKYPTYQMGKGRVLIGDSLGGTVSFMTALMYPHTFGKVVMQSPFVDETVLSLAKDFTEPQTLEIYHIIGTEETDVKRTDGQTSDFVQPNRELHALLTEKNFTTHYEEFEGNHTWKYWQKDLPKAFSHILSMK from the coding sequence ATGAATCAAGCAATGGGGAAAATAGAAGAACTTTCATTTTACAGTACATCACTACAAGAAGAAGTTACTCTTCTCGTCTATTTACCAGCTAATTTTACTCCGCTGCATAAACACACCATTGTGATTGCGCAGGATGGAAGAGATTATTTTCAGCTTGGTAAAGCACATCGCGTGATTGAACAGTTACGTGAAAATGAGGAAATTGACCGAACAATTATTGTCGGTATTCCATATAAAAACGTACACGATCGTAAAGAAAAATATTTTCCAAAAGACGTAAAAAACGCAGCATATATTCGCTTTCTTGCTCATGAACTCGTTCCATATATAGATGAGAAATATCCAACATACCAAATGGGAAAAGGCCGTGTATTAATTGGCGATTCTCTTGGTGGTACAGTGTCATTTATGACCGCACTCATGTATCCGCATACATTTGGAAAAGTCGTTATGCAATCACCATTCGTCGATGAAACCGTCCTCAGCCTTGCAAAAGATTTTACAGAGCCACAAACATTAGAAATTTATCACATCATTGGTACAGAGGAAACAGATGTGAAGCGAACAGATGGACAAACTTCTGATTTTGTACAGCCAAACCGAGAATTGCATGCATTGCTCACAGAAAAAAACTTTACAACACATTACGAGGAATTTGAAGGTAACCATACTTGGAAATACTGGCAAAAAGATTTACCAAAAGCATTTTCTCATATTCTATCAATGAAATAA
- a CDS encoding methyltransferase domain-containing protein: MDSYQKDYFQWLQVGSLRSAKIVIPYVLDFIKPNSVVDIGCGVGTWLSVFREKGVKDIVGIDGDYVDQNMLHIPEGAFIALDLTQPIKLNREFDLVVSLEVAEHLPIECAETFVETLTSLGAVILFSAAIPFQGGHNHFNEQWPEYWAALFKKYRYVAIDCIRSKIWNNYDVEWWYSQNILMYVNEDYLEKNQKLKEEFENTNHLRLSIVHPVKYLSSIR, translated from the coding sequence ATGGATTCATATCAAAAAGATTATTTTCAATGGTTACAAGTTGGATCGTTACGGTCAGCAAAAATTGTTATCCCGTATGTTTTAGACTTCATTAAGCCTAATTCTGTTGTGGATATAGGATGTGGGGTAGGGACGTGGTTATCCGTTTTTAGAGAAAAAGGAGTTAAAGATATAGTAGGAATTGATGGTGATTACGTAGACCAGAATATGCTTCATATACCAGAGGGTGCTTTTATAGCATTGGATTTAACACAGCCTATTAAGTTAAATAGGGAATTTGATTTAGTAGTATCGCTAGAGGTTGCTGAGCATTTACCCATTGAATGTGCTGAAACATTTGTAGAAACACTAACATCTCTTGGGGCAGTCATTCTATTTTCGGCTGCAATTCCGTTTCAGGGGGGCCATAATCATTTCAATGAGCAATGGCCAGAATATTGGGCGGCCTTATTTAAGAAATATAGATACGTAGCAATTGATTGTATAAGAAGTAAGATATGGAATAATTATGATGTAGAATGGTGGTACTCACAAAATATTTTAATGTATGTTAATGAGGATTACCTTGAAAAAAATCAGAAACTCAAAGAGGAATTTGAAAATACAAATCATTTGCGATTATCAATTGTTCATCCTGTAAAATATTTATCTAGTATAAGATGA
- a CDS encoding GDP-mannose 4,6-dehydratase — MTKTVVVTGVAGFLGSYLAKTLLNTNGTFVIGLDNLSTGNIKNLREILHNSNFKFLQADVSSSDILQLVSLSAVDEIYHLASPASPKFYQSTPFATIDVNIQGTKNMLELAKRTDAKILYTSTSETYGDPEVHPQSETYRGNVNTWGPRACYDEAKRMGEVLCYLYHSLYNISVKVARIFNTYSAGLRNDDGRVISNFVTQALTGADITVYGDGSQTRSFCYVTDTVRGLMLMMEKEEANGEIINIGNPIEYKIIDVAHIVKKLTGSQSNITYHPLPEDDPKQRRPDIAKAKQLLDWKPQVNLEAGLKLTIHTYKKKLDLYS; from the coding sequence TTGACAAAAACAGTTGTGGTTACTGGAGTCGCTGGTTTTCTTGGTTCTTATTTAGCTAAAACTCTCTTAAACACAAATGGAACTTTCGTAATAGGGTTGGATAATTTATCTACTGGAAATATAAAAAATTTGCGAGAAATACTTCATAATAGTAATTTCAAATTTCTACAAGCTGACGTATCATCATCTGATATTTTACAACTAGTATCCCTATCAGCAGTAGATGAAATCTATCATCTTGCATCTCCCGCCTCTCCAAAATTCTATCAATCAACTCCATTTGCAACTATTGATGTAAATATTCAAGGAACAAAAAATATGCTGGAATTAGCGAAACGAACAGATGCAAAAATTCTATATACGAGTACGAGTGAAACTTATGGAGACCCAGAAGTTCACCCGCAAAGTGAAACATATCGGGGGAACGTTAATACATGGGGACCGCGCGCCTGCTATGATGAGGCGAAACGGATGGGGGAAGTGCTTTGTTACTTGTATCATTCACTTTACAATATCTCTGTTAAAGTAGCTCGGATTTTTAACACATATTCCGCAGGACTCCGAAATGATGATGGGAGGGTAATCTCAAACTTTGTAACGCAGGCTTTAACTGGTGCTGATATTACTGTATATGGAGACGGTTCGCAAACTCGTTCGTTTTGCTATGTGACGGACACAGTGCGCGGACTAATGCTGATGATGGAGAAAGAGGAGGCAAATGGAGAAATTATTAATATTGGAAATCCTATAGAGTATAAGATTATTGATGTTGCTCATATTGTAAAAAAGCTGACAGGTTCACAAAGCAACATTACCTACCACCCGCTTCCAGAGGATGATCCGAAGCAACGCAGACCGGATATTGCAAAGGCAAAGCAATTACTTGATTGGAAACCGCAAGTAAATTTAGAAGCAGGGCTAAAGTTAACCATTCATACTTACAAAAAGAAATTAGATTTATATTCCTAA
- a CDS encoding ATP-dependent helicase — protein sequence MTQEKFSQKSLTHSSIPQATYHIPKTSVDLIPEKDADATYFRALEHQGVYLNEKQLEAVRTTEGPVLTLAGAGSGKTSVLTTRVGYLINVKNVHPRNILLLTFTQKAAEEIRNRVANLPGMNHAASRYVVAGTFHSVFLKLLRSQGYNQQILANEKHKQIMIKKILKELRLKDDYDAETMLAMISLEKNKLNRPKDVQAKTPVEQEFREVYERFEDAKQKYGYIDFDDILLETFYMLENNIPLLTQLQERFHYIEVDEFQDTSYAQYEIVKLLASPRNNLFIAGDDDQAIYGWRGASHQIILSFPKEFEDTTIIALNTNYRSNPFIVGLGNEVIKLNQERFKKELYSVHEEGIQPFYIRPETTLEEANHILQLIQEKVERGERNYRDFCLLYRTHSVSRSLLDQLTIHKIPFIKHGASQSFYEHSLIKPVLDNLRLAFEPFRIESLSSILPTMYIGRDECISFIEREQWKYGEGRFPSLLHFLLLNPSLKPFQVKKINDRIDFIKFIKELEPKKALKEIIKGKGKYLEYLQSNDRSSFTMHKDIQEEMLEELMESANRFTDIPAYLEFVSTAIQSQKEMEALKTMPQQDAVSLMSIHNAKGLEFPCVFLLGASDGILPHSSSLKDANDRVTDTSEALEEERRLMYVAITRAKEELYISSPKFFRGKKLDISRFLYIARKDLQKKSTP from the coding sequence ATGACTCAAGAAAAATTTTCGCAAAAATCATTAACACATTCGAGTATTCCACAAGCAACGTATCATATTCCAAAAACCTCTGTCGATTTAATTCCAGAGAAAGATGCGGATGCTACTTATTTTCGTGCCCTTGAACATCAAGGTGTTTATTTAAATGAAAAACAATTAGAAGCTGTGCGAACGACGGAAGGTCCTGTTCTTACATTAGCGGGAGCTGGCAGCGGGAAAACATCCGTTTTAACGACTCGCGTCGGCTATTTAATCAATGTAAAGAACGTTCATCCACGTAATATTTTACTGCTTACGTTTACACAAAAAGCAGCTGAAGAAATCCGAAATCGCGTGGCAAACTTACCTGGAATGAATCATGCTGCAAGCCGTTATGTTGTCGCAGGAACATTCCATTCTGTCTTTTTAAAGTTGCTCCGCAGTCAAGGATATAATCAGCAAATTTTAGCAAATGAAAAACATAAACAAATTATGATAAAGAAAATCTTGAAGGAATTACGCTTAAAAGACGATTACGATGCAGAAACAATGCTCGCAATGATTTCACTCGAAAAAAATAAATTGAATCGTCCAAAAGATGTACAAGCAAAAACGCCTGTTGAACAGGAATTTCGCGAAGTATATGAACGTTTTGAAGACGCAAAACAAAAATATGGCTATATAGACTTTGATGATATCTTACTAGAAACATTTTATATGCTTGAAAATAACATTCCTTTATTAACACAACTGCAAGAGCGCTTCCACTATATCGAAGTCGATGAATTTCAGGATACATCCTATGCTCAATATGAGATTGTGAAGCTATTAGCTTCGCCGCGAAATAATTTATTTATCGCGGGAGATGACGATCAAGCCATTTATGGCTGGCGCGGGGCAAGCCACCAAATTATCCTCTCCTTCCCAAAAGAATTTGAGGATACAACGATTATTGCTCTGAACACGAATTATCGTTCTAATCCATTTATCGTTGGACTCGGTAACGAGGTCATTAAATTAAATCAAGAACGTTTCAAAAAAGAGTTATATTCCGTACATGAAGAAGGAATTCAGCCATTCTATATAAGACCGGAAACAACATTAGAAGAAGCAAATCACATCTTACAGCTCATACAAGAGAAAGTGGAACGAGGCGAGCGTAACTATCGCGATTTTTGTTTACTATATCGCACGCATTCCGTAAGCCGTTCTCTACTTGATCAGCTTACGATCCATAAAATCCCTTTTATTAAGCACGGCGCAAGCCAATCGTTTTATGAGCATTCCTTAATTAAACCAGTATTAGACAATTTGCGTTTAGCATTTGAACCATTCCGAATTGAATCACTCTCGAGCATATTGCCAACGATGTATATCGGTCGTGATGAATGTATTTCATTTATTGAACGTGAACAGTGGAAATATGGTGAAGGAAGATTCCCTTCCTTGCTTCACTTTCTATTACTCAATCCAAGTTTAAAACCATTTCAAGTGAAAAAAATAAACGACCGGATTGATTTCATTAAGTTTATTAAAGAATTAGAGCCAAAAAAAGCACTGAAAGAAATTATTAAAGGAAAAGGAAAATATTTAGAGTACTTACAAAGCAATGACCGCTCTTCCTTTACAATGCATAAAGACATACAGGAAGAAATGCTTGAGGAACTGATGGAATCCGCAAATCGCTTTACAGATATCCCTGCTTATTTAGAATTTGTCAGTACTGCGATTCAAAGTCAAAAAGAGATGGAAGCATTAAAAACGATGCCACAGCAAGACGCCGTTTCCCTCATGTCCATTCATAATGCAAAAGGACTAGAATTCCCATGTGTCTTCCTGCTTGGGGCAAGCGATGGCATTTTGCCTCACTCCTCTTCTTTAAAAGATGCAAATGACCGCGTGACTGACACTTCTGAAGCATTGGAAGAAGAAAGAAGACTTATGTATGTTGCCATCACTCGTGCAAAAGAAGAACTCTACATTTCCTCTCCGAAATTTTTCAGAGGAAAAAAATTAGATATATCACGATTTTTATATATTGCAAGAAAAGATCTACAAAAAAAGTCAACACCTTAA